A region of the Microbacterium sp. YJN-G genome:
GGTCATCCCCCGCTCGCTCGGCCCAGCGTGCTGCGGACTGCTGCGGGTCGACGTCGACCACGAGCACATTGTTGGCGCGGGACAGCGCGGCCGCGAGGTTCATGACGGTGGTGGTCTTGCCCACCCCGCCCTTCTGGTTGCAGACGCCGATGATTCTCACGATCGGCCTCCACGGATGATGGTGTTGACAGCGGTCGCGCCAGTCGAGCGCGCGATGTGCGGATGTGTGGCGCGGGTATGGGGCAACTGTGGCGGGTTCATGGGCGCCAGTATAGCGTCACATTCACGCCTATATGCAACAACAATCGCGCGTGTCGTGCGTCGCATATGCGCTAGAGAGTGCGATGCAACCGCGCTAGAGCCGTGCACTTCGCGCGCTCTATAAGAGCAAAGATCGCGCATGCAGTGCGCACGCACTTGCGCTCTATTTGCTACATGACACGCGCCAGAGTGGCGACCTACAGGCACAAGCAATGCGCAATCAAAGGGCTGTACAGGCAACAGTCTCGCGCTAGTAGTGCGCCTGTTAGAGCGCAACATCATGCGCGGGTAGGGCGATGTGCTAGCGCGAGTATTGCGGATGTTATTGCGGACAACTAGCGCGGGTGTGGTGCGGAGGTTGCTCAGCGTATCGCGCGAGTGATGCGGTGATCTGGCGGGGGAGTGGCAGAGGCTATCGCGACCTTGCTGCGAGGGTACAGCGCAGGGCATTGCGGCGGGGTGGCGCGTGTGTGGCGCGGCGCTGGCGATGGTGGAGTGCGCGGTGTCGCGAGGGCTGGTCAGGGCGACGTGGCGGGGCATCCAAACGATGGATGCGGGCGTAAGCGGGCCTGTGCGGCCCGCTGAGGCGATTTCGGCCATGAGGAGGGCTTCCGAGTGAGGCGGAGGGGAAGACAGGGCCCCTGGGGGCCATCCAGAGGCCCTGTCGGTCTGGGGGCGGAGCGGTGAGTGTGCTCCGGCCTGTGGGGCGCGCTCGACTCGTCGACTGCGCTTGCCCCCTGGATGGCGGGTTGGCTCAGCTGCGGCGCGGGGCGTAGGGGTCAAGTCCCTGGAAGTGGTGTAACGGCTGATCCTTCGCTTTATGCGCTGAGCGCGATGAAGGTGTCGGCGACCACCTCGCTTTCGGTGTCGGGCAGGACGCGCATGCGGGAGCGGGCCAGAACGTCCAGCCCGAGGTAGCGGCGCCCCTCGGCCCACTCGTCGGTCTGCTCGGCCAGGACGCCGCCGACCAGGCGGATGATCGCGTCGCGGTTGGGGCGCCGCTATCGTCAAGCAGCTGCACCAATTTGGTGGTCGTCGCCTTTTTGGAGGTCGAGGATAAGCGCTCGGTAGACGATGTTCGCGAGGTGCCGTTTGAGGCAACGGCGAGCCTCCGCGCTGGTCTTTCCCTCGGCCCGCTTCTTGGCGAGATAGTCGCGAGCTGGTGGGTGCCAACGTGCTTGAACCATCGCGATCGTGAACAGCGCGCGGTTCAGCTGCCGATTCCCGCCGCGTGCGAGACGGTGACGATGTGTGTTGCCGCTGGAGGCCGGAATCGGTGCGACGCCAGCGTGCGCGGCGAATGCCGCGGCTGACGCGTAGTGGCGCGGGTCGCGAGCTTCGCCGAGGATCTTCGCGGCGACGAGAGGACCAACTCCCGGAATCGCGAGCAGGTGCGTTGGCTGGCGACGTGCAAGTTCCGCGTCGATCTCCGTAACCAGCTCAGCTTGCTCGTCTCGCAGCGCGTTCAACCTCCGCACTGCTGCCAGCGCGAGCTTGGCGCGCATCGGGTCCGTCTTCCGCGCCTTCAGCGCAAGACTCCGGGCTCGTCCGAACGCCGGGCGCGAGATCAACGGGCCAGTCACGGCCTGGTAGCCCGGAGACATCACGAGCAGCAGTGCGTGGAGACGGTTGCGGACACGGACTTCCTCGCTGACCAGCTGGTCTCGTGCGTCGACGAGGAGCTTGAGGTCGGCGTCGAGATGCGTCGCGTCCATGGCAGGGAGATCGGGTTCGCGCAGCGCGATGCGTGCGATCGCGACAGCGTCCCCTTCGTCGTCTTTGCCCGGCCGGCGGGAGCGTTTCCGTTCGTCGGCTGTGAGGTTCGATGAAACGTCAACAACGGTGTGACCCGCGGCGACCAGCAGCCGCGCAAGCGGCAGCCCATAGCCTTTCGTGCCTTCGATCGCGACGATGTCTGCGCCGGTCTGATCGACCCAATCTACGAGTTCATGAAGCTGCTGCGGGGCGGCTCCGCTCTCGTGCTTGTCGACGCAACGGCCGTGGTGATCGACGGCGGCAGCGACGTGAACGCGGCTGTGTGGGTCGATCCCGATTACGAGGGGTGTCATGGTGTTCTCCCGATCCGTAGGGTTGAGGCCGGGTGGCGTTGGACACTCCTGTCGTCCGGTCAATCACGCCGCTATCAGGTCACGCGGCCACCCGTTGAGGTGTCGAGGAGACTGGCCCTAACGGGGTCAGACCCGTCGCAACCGGGTCGACAGAAAGATTCCGGGTCATCCTTGACACCTCAACGAGCCTCCCAGCGGTGCTGATCGCTCCGCCAGTGTCAAGAGAAACACACAGGAAGATGCCGACGGAGTCGGTGCGGCGGCGGATCTCGCGGTTGAGGCGCTCGTTGGGATTGTTCGACCAGATTTGGGACCACACGTCTTTGGGGAACTCGGTGAAGGCCAGGATGTCGGCCCTGGCGGTATCGAGGTGCTCGGCGACCGCGGGCAGCTTCTCGGTCACGTAATCCAGGGTGCGGTCGAACTGGGCGTGCACGTCGGAGGCGGTGGGCTGGTCATAAACGGAGTGCAGCATCGCCTTCACCGCCGGCCACATGCTCTTCGGGCTCACGCTCATCAGGTTCGCCGCGTAGTGGGTGCGGCAACGCTGCCAGGTCGCGCCGGGCAGGTTCGCGGCAATCGCGTCCTTCAAACCGGCATGCGCGTCACTGGTGACCAGCTGCACGCCGGTGAGGCCGCGGGCGACGAGGTCTGCGAAGAACGCATTCCACGCCGACCCGGTCTCAGCTGTCGCGGTTTGCAGGCCGAGCACTTCGCGGCGGCCGTCACCGTTGACGCCAGTGGCGATCAGCACGACCGTGTTCACCACCCGGCCACCCTCACGAACCTTCATCGTCAGAGCGTCGGCGGCGACGAACGTGAACGGGCCCGCCTCAGCCAAAGAGCGGTGCCGGAACTGGTTCACGTGCTCGTCGAGCTCGGCAGCCATCCGGGACACCTGCGACTTCGACAGGGCGTGAATGCCGAGGGTCTTCACCAGCTTGTCCATCCGCCGCGTGCTGACGCCTGCGAGGTAGCAGTCGGCGATCACGGTGATCAAGGCCGCCTCGGAGCGCTTGCGACGCTCCAGAAGCCACTCCGGGAAATACGTGCCCGATCGCAGTTTCGGGATCGCGACATCGATCGTGCCAGCCCTGGTGTCGAGATCGCGGTGGCGGTAGCCGTTGCGGTGGGTGAGGCGGTCAGGGGACGGCTGTCCCCATTCGGCGCCGACCACGGCGTCGGCGTCGGCGGACAGGAGGGCGTTGATCATCGTTTGCAGCAGGTGTCGCATCAAATCCGGGGAAGCGTCGGCAAGGGCTTCACCGAGCACCGTTGCAGGGTCGACAATGTGGGGAGCGGTCATCGTGTTGATGCCTTTCGAGTTGGGGTAAGAGACTTCTCGAAGGATCACACGGTGACCGCGTTCACGTCAGCAACGACGTGCGCGACCACCGTGGGTTACACCACTATGCGGGGCTCCGCTGGCGTAGGAGACCTTGGCCTCCATGTCGCCGCTGACGGCCTGCATGAGCTTGGTGCGGATTCGGCACACTCGGCGGTTGAGCGTCTCCCGGCTGACGCCGAGCTCGGCCGCTGCTTCCTCACGCGCCACACCGGGGTCACCCTCTGCGAGCTCGATGCGTGCAAGCAGCTGGACCTCGTCGCGGCGGAGGGTGCCGGAGTCGATCGCCCAGGTGAGGATCGTCACCAGATCCCGGAGGACGTCGTCGCTCTCGTCGGGGCCTGCGATCTTCTCGAGCAGCTCGTCCTCGATCGGCATCGCGTCGACGCTGTGCTCGCTGCCGAACCAGATTCCGAGGTTCTTGATCGTCTCGAGACGGATGTTTCCGGAGACGGAGTGGACGCGCTCGAGCGGGTAGGTGTGAATGACCTCCCAGAGCACGCCGATCGTCGCGGTGCGGGCGTCGGCGGGGGAGTGCTGCCACAGGCTGCGCATGCTGCTGCAGCTGCTCGGCAGCCGCAGCGCGAGCGGCATGAACGACTTGAGCAGGACGCGGCCGGCGAAGGTATCGCCGGCGTGCTCGAGGGTGAGCAGCTCGAGCAAGAGAGCGTCGCGCTGTTCGCGAGCTTGCGGCTGCCGGATGAGGTTCACGGCCTCATCGCCGGTCAGCTCGCCGAGCGTTCCGAAGTGGTGAGTGGTGTGGGAGTGGAAGCTGTTCCACTCGTCGAACAGTTGGTCGGCAAGAGGTGATGTCTTCGCCCAAGCAGTCATGAGAAATGGCCCTTCGTCGTGACGTCGGTTGACGAAGGGCCACGTTCCTCAGCACCCCTGGTTCAGATCCTGGAAAGTTCCGGCCGGGCAGGAGAGTGCCCGGCCGGCGGATGCTGGCTTCGGTGGGTCTGAGTCACGATCCGGTGATGTAAACGCCAGGCCAGGGGTGGTTTCCATGTCTCGCTGTATGGGCGCAATATCCACGCAAGATTTCTTCGATCCGCGATGTCCGCGAAGGGCCGAAAACCCGGCCTATACAGATATGCCCCCGTTGGTCGGGAGGCATCAGGACTCCGCGGAAGGGACAGAAACGTGAGCGAGAGCAGCACCGCAGACAGCGCCGACGACGCCATGTGGGAAGGATTCAAGCCCGACGCTGCACGCGCGATCCGTGCGCGCCAGGGGTTCGAGGAAGCGGTGGCGAGCACCCTCGACGCACCCTTCGACCCCTCCACGCATGGCCGCGTGGTGAAGGCGGTTGAGGAGCTCTCGGCAGCGGTGCCGGCAGCTCTGCGGGTGGCGCAGCTGCGAGTGGGAGGAGCTACATAATGGCGCGCCGCGAGAAGACGTCGAAGCCAGCCAAGGAGACGAAGACCGTCCCGGCACAGGGGAGCAGCTGGACCCATGGTCGGCAGCTGGGCGGCAAGGTGCTGTCCGCATTCCTGTTCGCCGCGATCGCGTGTGGGCCCATCGCGCTCTTCGCCGCGGCCGCACGTCCGGCGCCCGTCGTCGCCGCAGCGCCCGAGGCGCAGGCAGCGGGGCTGAGCACGCAGCAGCAGGCTGCCGGCGGATACGCGGAGGGCTTCGTGTCCTCGTGGCTGAGCGCGACGAAGGACGCGCCGGGCGATCTGGCTACCTACGTCGACCTGGCGGCGCTGCGGCAGCTGTCGGTCACGGGCTGGGAGTACCGCGACCTGTCCGTGGTCTCCATCACGCCCGTCGACGGCTCGGACTTCGTCAACGTCGTTGTCGCGGCGAACATCAAGGAGCTGTCGGTGACGGACACCGACGACACCAGCACGACGAGCTGGCCGCGCCGCTACTTCCAGGTGGCGATCGCGGTCAACGGAGACACTGTGCGGGCAGTCGGTCTTCCGGCCCAGATCTCCGCTCCCGTCCAGGGCAAGACGACGTCGCTGGTCTACAAGCAGACCATCGGATCCTCTGACCCGTCTGCGGAGACGGTGTCGGCGTTCCTCGGCGCGTACCTTGCCGGCTCGGGTGACCTGTCCCGATACAGCGCCCCGGACACATCGTTCGTGGCGATCTCGCCCGCCCCCTACGTGATGGTCAACGTCGAGGAGCTGCGGTCGGACCTGACGCCCACGGAGTCCCCGAGCGATGGCGACACCCTCAAGGTGCTCGCGACCGTCTCACTGCTGAGCCCGCTGGACCAGCAAGTGACCTCGACGTACACGCTCACCCTCACCGCGCGTGCCTCCCGCTGGGAGGTCAGCGCCATTGATCTTGCACCGCAAGCGGTCTCCGACAAGGGATCGACAACCCCCACGCCGACACCGTCCGGTAACGGCAACTAAGGAAGGAACACCAACCATGTTCGATTGGATCAACGGGATCACCGCTGATGCGACGACTGCTTTCCGGGCGGTCGTGTTTCTCGCAGCAGCAGTGATCTTCTTCGTCGTCGCCGCCAAGGTGCGGTTCGCCATGGCGACGACCATCATCACCGGCATCGCGTGCGGTCTGGCCATGTTCCTCGCCGCCGGCGGTGGCGAGTGGGTCATGGGCCTCATCCAGACCGAGACCGTCGACGCCATCGGAGTGACGATCCACCAGATCGCAGCTCCGGCGGACGTCCTGGTGCTCAACGAGACCACCACCGCGGCCGGCGACACGGTCTACCGGCTGGTCGCGTAAGGGGCGAACGTGGCCGATCGCGACGAAGAGAGAGAGGTTGCGCGCTTCTACACGCGCAGCCGCCGGTTCCCAAAGTTCATCGGCCGTCTCCACGACGGCACGAAGATCCCTGGGGGCCCCTACACGCTGACGCAGGGCGTCGTCCTGGCGATCGTCCTGGTCGTCGCGCTGATGACGCAGAGCGTGTGGGGGACTGGCTCTCCGATCGTCGACATTCCCGTCGCTGCCTTCGTGTCCTGGGGAGCAGCGTGGGGAGCCGGAAGGATCCCGGCCACACGCCGGAACCTGCTGAGCATCATCACTAGCGGCATGTCCGCGATGACCCGCCCCGCAGCCGGCCGCTACCGCGGAGTGACCATGCGGGTTCGCCCGCCCCACTTCGCAGGCGGCGGAACAACGATCGCCGAGCCGGTCGGAGTCACGCTCGCCCGCCCGGATAGCGAGAACACCGCACCCGCACCGGAAGCGCCCGTCGTGGCGCGGCCGGTCCTGCAGCCGCGCTCGACGCCGCTGCCGGCGCACGCACCCGCACACGCGGTCAGCGGCGTCGAGCGCCTGCTGCAGCAAGCCCGAGGAGGCAACTGACCATGAGCTACTCAGCCCTCCTCCCCATCCTCGGCGGCACGTCGATCACGGCACCCCTCAGCGGCGGTCGCGATCTGCTGCTGGCCACGCCGACCGACTGAGAAACGAGACGACGATGCAGATTCCGGCAACCGCGATGACGAGCAACCTGATGTGGACCCGCTCGGGCGTGGTCTGGGCGACGTGGCGGCTGCAGCCGCTCCCGTATGCCTACGCCACCGCGGCCGCAAAGCAGCTCGTCAAGGCGCACCACCAGGCGCTTTTCCAGGCCCACCGGGGCGAGGGGCTGCTGCTGGGGCTGTGCGCTGACCTGGACCCGGTGTCGATCGTGGAGCGGATGCTGGACGGGGTTCGCATCGACGAGTGCCCGGATTGGGCGCGCGAGGTCGAGCTGACCCTGGACGCGCTCGAGCAGATCCCGCTCGGGACGCGCGCGTTCTGGTTCTCGGTCCCGCTCGCGGCCGGTTCGATGAAGGCGCGCGCGATGTCGGCACTGCGCGCCGCCGACACCAAGCTGCGTGACACGCTGGCTCTTCCCCGTCAGCTGCCTACCGACTCCGAGATGGCCGCGGCTGCGCGGATGGCCAAGGAGATCGAGGTCCGCATCCCCGCCGCGTTCCAGCCGACCCGCGCGACGCCCGCCGAGCAGATCTGGATCGCTCTCCACTCGCAGCAGCGCGGCCTCTCCGCGGACCTCGCCGCCCCTGTCCCGCCCGCCGAGGGTACCGAGGACGGATTCGGCGCCGACGAGCTCGCGCACTTCCAGATGCCCTCCGCGATGCCGAACCCTTGGCTCGACGAGGGCGGGCAGAGTGACATCGCCCCCAAGTCCGGGCAGCAGTTCCTCCCGTTCAAGCGCCGCTACCTCAAGGTGCACAGCCCCTACGCGGACGAGACGTCGTCCTACCAGGTGGTGCAGGCCATGGTCGCCGCGCCCAAGGCCGGCTGGGTCTCGCCCGGCGTCGAGTGGATCTCACACGTCGACCAGTTCCCCCTCGACGTCGACTGGGGGATCCGTTTCACCGTCACCGGCGCCGACGAGGTCAAGCGTCGCAACAAGAAGGCCGAAACCGCCCTCGAGGAGCAGTACAAGCATCAGGAGGGCACCGCGACGATCACCGGCGGCGGATCCGACCTCGGCGAGATCGCAGAGACGCTGGCCGCGTACCACGCCTCCCTCAACCGCTCCGACAAGGAGGTCGAGGTTCAGGCGACGGTGCTGTTCGCTGTGGGGGCAGATACCGCCGATCTCGCGAAGGCCAAGGGCCGGTTCGTCGCAGACGAGTACAAGCGTGCCGACTTCCTCCTCGAGGCGCCCCTGGGTGGTCAGGAGGAGCTCTGGTGGGCGATGATCCCCGGCACACCCACCGGGCGCATCGTCCGTGAGCTCACCCAGATCACGACCGGCCGGGAGTTCGCGACCGGAGTGCCGCTTTCCAGTAACGAGCTCGGAGACGAGAAGGGCGCCCGCTTCGGCGAGAACATCAGCACCGCACGCCACACCCCGATCCTCCGCGACGCGGACGGCAGTATCCAGGCCGACACCAGCGCCAGCTTCGGCGTGGTCGCCGAGCTCGGCGCCGGCAAGAGCGTGCTGCTCAAGGGAGACATGGGCGACACGGTCGACCGCAACGGCCGCGTCGTCGCGATCGACCGCACAGAGGCCAAGGAGTACGCGGTCTTCGCGCAGAGCCTCCGGCCGGACACCACGACGATCGTCGACCTGATGACCCCGGAGTACTCGCTGGACCCGCTGCGGGTGTTCGGCCCTCTCGTCGGCGCACGCATGGTGCAGTCGCTCTTCGCGGTGATGCTCGGCATCCGGGCCCGCGACTCCCGAGGCGTTGCCCTGTCCCGCCTCCTCGAGCCGGAGTACGTCGCCGCGCACGACATCACCAGCCTCGGTCGCCTGCGGGCGCATCTCAAGACGATCTCCTCCGCGGAGAGCGATGAGCTGTCGGGCCTGATCAACCTGGTCGCGTCGAAGGACATCGGCGAGGTCCTCTTCAACGACGGGCTGACCGCTGTCGACCTGAAATCGCGTGCCCTGGTCTTCCTCACCCATGGGCTGTCGCTGCCGGACAAGACCGAGCTCGAGCACGCGCACCTGTTCGAGGAGATGCCCCTGGAAAAGATCTACGGGCGCGCGATGTACGCGATGCTCATGGGGATCTCCCGCGAGGTCTGCTTCATGAACCCCGGCGAGCTCGCCGGCGCCTACTTCGATGAGTGCCACCACATCACCCAGTCACCCGAGGGTGAGCGCGATCTGCGCATCGGCATCCGCGATGGCCGCAAGCACCGCGCGTTCTTCGCCCTCGGCTCCCACGATCCCGCCGACTTCGGTGAGACCCAGACGCGCGGCCTGCTCAAGACCCGCTACGTGATGCGTCAGACCGACAAGGAGCTGGCGCGTCGTGCGATCGAGTGGTTGACCGGCGAGCCTGCAGACCCGGCGATGGTCCAGGTGGTCACCGAGGATCTGTCGCCGCTCGGCCCGGACGGCAAGGTCGCCCCTGAGCGGCGCGGTGAGGGCCTGGTCCGTGACCAGCGCGGCCGGATCGGAAAGTTCCGCAAGACCCTCCCCGAGCGCCCCGACCGACGCGAAGCAGTGCTGTCGACTCCGTCTCTGGTGACGCCATGATCGGGTTCTACCGGCACACCTTCGAGACCCTGGGCGGCGCGTTCTGGCGGGTCCGGTTCTGGGTGCATGATCATCCTCGGTGGAGCAAGGTCTTCGCCGTGATCCTGATCGACGTGTTCCTGGTCCTGTTCGGCAACACGTACTGGGCCTTCGCCGCTGACGGTGGCGGCTCATCCCCGTTCATGCTCGGCGGCGACATCACCGACAGCGACGGTGTCCCCCTGTCGAACTACACGGTGCTCCCGCTTGACCGCGGCGACGTGTTCACGATGGGGAAGTTCTTCATCTCCATGTGGATCGACCCGATCTGGACCGGGCATCTGGGTCTGGTGTCGTGGATGATCTGGTTCTGCAACTGGCTGCTCTCCTTCGAGTGGGTCGACATCGTCGCGGCACCGTTCGGTGCGCTGGCCGACCTCCTGCAGGACTTCCTCGGCGAGATCGCGTGGATCCCGTTCGCGCTGACGATCGCCGGCGGAGTCGCAGGCCTGGCGATCATGCTTGGCCGGCACTCCACCGGGTGGGCGGAGCTGTTCATCTCGGCGTGCTGCGCAGTGCTGGCAACCGGGCTGCTCGCCAACCCGATCGCCTCGCTCACCGCCGCCGGCGGCGCCTTCGACACCGCCCAGGAGTACGGCGGTCAGATCGCCGCTGTCGTCGTCACCGACGACATCAACAGCACGGAGCTCGACTCCGAGAACCTGCTGTCCGCTGCGGTCACATCGCAGCTGGTCGACATCTTCGTCAAGATCCCTGCGCAGACGATCGCGTTCGGCCACGCCCTTGAAGGGCAGTGCGCCACGACCTTCACCGACACGATGACCAGTTCGGCGCCGATCCAGACCGGCGGCAACGAGGTCCGTGATGCTGTCGGCGGCTGCGACGAGGCGGCGAAGACGTTCAACCAGAACCCCAACTTCGGCCAGGTGCTCACGGCCGTCACGATGACCCCCGGCGCGTTGACCCTGTTCATCCTCCCGATGGCATTCGGCGTGCTGTTCCTGGTCACGGTGCTCGGCTTCCTGATCTCCGCGATCAAGACCATGTGGAACGTCTACATCGGGATCCTCCCGGTCAACCGATACCCGCTGTGGAAGTCCCTCGCCGACACCTTCATGGGCCTGGTCGCGATCGTCTTCATGGCGGTGGTCATGGCTGCCGTTCTCAAGCTGACCGTCGCAGCAATCACCGGGCTCAGCAGCCTGGGGATCCCGCTCGTCGCGCAGATGACCTTCGCGACGCTGGTGATGATCGTGCTGCTGTTCCTGATCATCCGGGCGCGCCGGATCGCGAAGAAGACAGGCCGGTCGATCGCCGAGCAGCTCTCGCGGTACGGAATCGGCAAGGGTGGCCCGACGCAGCGCGACGGGGTCAAGACCGTCGCGGCGATGGGCGCCGTGTCGACGATCGCGGCCGCGGCTCTGCGCCGCCCTGACAACACGGTCGACGCGCGCTCCATCAACTTCGGCGCTGCGGCCGCGCAGGACATCGGCACAATGACCGCCACACGCCCGCCCGCGACGCCTATGCCGCCCTCTTCGCCATCCGGCGGCTCGTCGGGCCGTCCGGCGCTCCCGTCGCCGCAGAAGGGCTCTGGGGGCGGATCAGCGGCGGGTGCCGCCGCCAAGGCATCGAAGACGGCGGATCTGGTGTTCACGGCCGCGCGAATCGGTAAGGGCGCCGCAGCTGGCGGTCTTGCCGGCGCCGCCGGCGCCGCGGCGCTCGAGGTCGGTGGCCGGGTGGCGACCAAGGGGGCATCCAAGGCGGTCTCCGCGGCCGCGTCCGCCGGTAGCAGCACGCCACGAGCTGCCGGTGACCCGAAGGTGGTTCCGATGGTCGTCGACCCGGCGCCGACGTCGACGCGCACCCCGGACGGCCCGCGCCGCATCGTCGTGGACTCTTCGGGCATGGGGCGCATCGAACGGCGCCCTTCCTCCTCCGGGGTCGTCGACATCACGTCGCTGCCTCCGCGCGCCCCTCGATCCCCGCGCAGCGGTGAGATGCGTGCCCGGCTCGCGATCGCGCAGAAGTAGTCCGCATGTCCGCATCGGGAGTGCTCGAGCGCACCGCTGACGTCGCAGGCGCCGTCAGCGGTGGAGACGACGGGGACGGTGGCGGCTCGCGCAAGGTAATCCTCTGGGTGATCGCGCTCGTGCTGGTGCCGGTGGTGATCTTCGCCGGCTACACGATGTTCCTGATGATGGCGATCGCCGGCGCCTCCGGCGGCGGGTCGTCGCAGTGCACAGCGGGGTCGCTGACCACCGACAAGCTCGAGGTCCAGACCACCGGAGGATCGACCCGCACCCTCGGTGCGACCGAGCTCAGCCACGCGGCCACCATCCTCTCGGTCGCTCGATCCCTGGGTGTGTCCGCGCGAGGGCAGCAGATCGCGATCATGACCGCGCTGCAGGAGTCCGGCCTGAAAATGTATGCCAACTCCTCGGTGCCCGAATCTCTCGACTATCCGCACGACGCGGTTGGCAGCGACCACGATTCGGTCAACTACTTCCAGCAGCGCGTGTCGGGCTGGGGCACCGTCGAGGAGCTCATGGACCCCGTCTACGCCGCCAAGGCGTTCTTCGGCGGCGAGGAGGGCCCCAACGGCGGATCTCCTCGAGGACTGCTCGACATCCCCGGCTGGGAGGAGATGGGGCTGGGAGAGGCTGCGCAGACCGTGCAGGTCTCCGCGTACCCGACCGCCTACGACAAGTGGGAGCCCGCCGCTCAGCAGATCATCACCGCGGTCGGCGGGTCGGTCAGCTGCGACAGCAGCACCGTCGTCGGGCAGGCCGCATTCCCGCTCTCTCCGGGCTACCAGATGACGTCCGGCTACGGTCCCCGCGACATCTCGGTCCCTGGCGCCTCCTCGTGGCATGTTGCGATCGACCTGCAGCACTGGCCGAACCCGTGCGGCGACCCCGTCTACGCGATCCTGCCTGGCACGGTGACCCTCAGCAGCTCGCTGTGGCTGTCAATCAAACACCCCGATGGGTTCGTGGTCTCCTACCTGCACATGTACAAGAGCGAGCGCCTCGTCGACGTCGGGGACACCGTCACTGCCGGCCAGCAGATCGGTGCGGTCGGGAACGTGCCGCCCAGCGGAGGATGCCACCTGGACTTGCGCATCAACAAGAACGGGACGACCAACGCGGCCGTCGCCGCGCTGCGGGAAGCACCTGCTCTGGGTGCTCCCGCCCAGTACGCCGGCTTCGTGGACCCCGAAGAGTTCCTCCGCCTCTACGGCATCGAGATCTGCCCCACAGACGGCACCTGCCGGCGCCTCTAGCCCCCTGGAAACCCGCGCGATATCACGGTTTGCGCCCTACTGACGACCTGGAAACCGGCCTGTAGTGTGGGGATCAGCCCCGGCCCGAAACGGGGCCGAAGCCTCCCCCATTCAGACGGTGACTCGTGCCCTCAACAGATGTCAGCGCCACTGGCGACGCCGACCGACCCGCAGGGTCAGTCTCGGCCACCGGCTACCGCTCAATCGCGTACTTCCTCCCGGTTGCCCTGCACTCGCGGCTCAAGGCTGCGTGGTGGGCGACGAGAGACGAACCGGAGGGCGCGCCGGCGTTGGCCGGTCTCGTCGAGGTCGCGATCGGCCACGAGGCCGACCGTCTCGAGCAGCTCTACAACGAGGGCGTCCCGTTCCAAGCCGCGCCCACCCGCGCCCAGGGGGTCAACCCCAAGGGGGCTTCCGGGTACCGCCACCAGACCTACTACCTGCCGGTTGCCCTGCATGCGCGGCTCAAGGCTGCGTGGTGGGCGACGAAGGATAAGCCGGAGGGCGCCCCAGCGTTGGCCGGTCTCGTCGAGGTCGCCTTCGAGCGCGAAGCGAGCCATCTCGAGCAGCTCTACAACGAAGGCGTCCCGTTCCCGCCGGCGCCGGCCAAGGCACGGGGCATCAGTCGTGCCGCAGCGCAACGTCAAGGCGAGTGGCTCCGCGGCGAATGGGAGCGCCGGCGGCAGGCGCAGACCCCGCCCGACGCCACCGACGACTGACCTCACCCCGGCGAGCTCCGGGGTGTTGCAGGGAGTATGCGCCGCAGTATGCCGCCGATATGCGCCGCGATATTGCGCCATACCTGCGCGAGGGTTGCTGCTGGAAATATTTCCCAGGGGGAGGGGGTCAAGCTCGATTCGACAACCGTGCCTGCGGCAGAACGCCGATCGGGCTT
Encoded here:
- a CDS encoding IS110 family transposase; translation: MTPLVIGIDPHSRVHVAAAVDHHGRCVDKHESGAAPQQLHELVDWVDQTGADIVAIEGTKGYGLPLARLLVAAGHTVVDVSSNLTADERKRSRRPGKDDEGDAVAIARIALREPDLPAMDATHLDADLKLLVDARDQLVSEEVRVRNRLHALLLVMSPGYQAVTGPLISRPAFGRARSLALKARKTDPMRAKLALAAVRRLNALRDEQAELVTEIDAELARRQPTHLLAIPGVGPLVAAKILGEARDPRHYASAAAFAAHAGVAPIPASSGNTHRHRLARGGNRQLNRALFTIAMVQARWHPPARDYLAKKRAEGKTSAEARRCLKRHLANIVYRALILDLQKGDDHQIGAAA
- a CDS encoding IS256 family transposase; the encoded protein is MTAPHIVDPATVLGEALADASPDLMRHLLQTMINALLSADADAVVGAEWGQPSPDRLTHRNGYRHRDLDTRAGTIDVAIPKLRSGTYFPEWLLERRKRSEAALITVIADCYLAGVSTRRMDKLVKTLGIHALSKSQVSRMAAELDEHVNQFRHRSLAEAGPFTFVAADALTMKVREGGRVVNTVVLIATGVNGDGRREVLGLQTATAETGSAWNAFFADLVARGLTGVQLVTSDAHAGLKDAIAANLPGATWQRCRTHYAANLMSVSPKSMWPAVKAMLHSVYDQPTASDVHAQFDRTLDYVTEKLPAVAEHLDTARADILAFTEFPKDVWSQIWSNNPNERLNREIRRRTDSVGIFLCVSLDTGGAISTAGRLVEVSRMTRNLSVDPVATGLTPLGPVSSTPQRVAA
- a CDS encoding conjugal transfer protein: MARREKTSKPAKETKTVPAQGSSWTHGRQLGGKVLSAFLFAAIACGPIALFAAAARPAPVVAAAPEAQAAGLSTQQQAAGGYAEGFVSSWLSATKDAPGDLATYVDLAALRQLSVTGWEYRDLSVVSITPVDGSDFVNVVVAANIKELSVTDTDDTSTTSWPRRYFQVAIAVNGDTVRAVGLPAQISAPVQGKTTSLVYKQTIGSSDPSAETVSAFLGAYLAGSGDLSRYSAPDTSFVAISPAPYVMVNVEELRSDLTPTESPSDGDTLKVLATVSLLSPLDQQVTSTYTLTLTARASRWEVSAIDLAPQAVSDKGSTTPTPTPSGNGN
- a CDS encoding ATP-binding protein, with protein sequence MQIPATAMTSNLMWTRSGVVWATWRLQPLPYAYATAAAKQLVKAHHQALFQAHRGEGLLLGLCADLDPVSIVERMLDGVRIDECPDWAREVELTLDALEQIPLGTRAFWFSVPLAAGSMKARAMSALRAADTKLRDTLALPRQLPTDSEMAAAARMAKEIEVRIPAAFQPTRATPAEQIWIALHSQQRGLSADLAAPVPPAEGTEDGFGADELAHFQMPSAMPNPWLDEGGQSDIAPKSGQQFLPFKRRYLKVHSPYADETSSYQVVQAMVAAPKAGWVSPGVEWISHVDQFPLDVDWGIRFTVTGADEVKRRNKKAETALEEQYKHQEGTATITGGGSDLGEIAETLAAYHASLNRSDKEVEVQATVLFAVGADTADLAKAKGRFVADEYKRADFLLEAPLGGQEELWWAMIPGTPTGRIVRELTQITTGREFATGVPLSSNELGDEKGARFGENISTARHTPILRDADGSIQADTSASFGVVAELGAGKSVLLKGDMGDTVDRNGRVVAIDRTEAKEYAVFAQSLRPDTTTIVDLMTPEYSLDPLRVFGPLVGARMVQSLFAVMLGIRARDSRGVALSRLLEPEYVAAHDITSLGRLRAHLKTISSAESDELSGLINLVASKDIGEVLFNDGLTAVDLKSRALVFLTHGLSLPDKTELEHAHLFEEMPLEKIYGRAMYAMLMGISREVCFMNPGELAGAYFDECHHITQSPEGERDLRIGIRDGRKHRAFFALGSHDPADFGETQTRGLLKTRYVMRQTDKELARRAIEWLTGEPADPAMVQVVTEDLSPLGPDGKVAPERRGEGLVRDQRGRIGKFRKTLPERPDRREAVLSTPSLVTP